Genomic DNA from Candidatus Sphingomonas phytovorans:
GACCAGCTCGACCGTCTCGAACGCCTCGGTCTCATCGAGGCGGCGGCACGGGACAGGTCATCCGTGCCGGCACCCCGCCTTCCCGCCCCGCAGCGCAGCGCCATCGAAGCGAACCACCCGGGTGAGTCGTTCAACGCGTTCGCCGCGGCCGAAGTCGCCTATCTGGTTGCCGCGGCGCGGCGCCGGGTCGCGCGGCGTGCGCTGGACTGGAACATCGCCGACCTCGAACGGCGCCGGACCGGCGGGCACGTCGCCCCGGCCGGATGCGTTGCCGCGCTCGCCCGGCGC
This window encodes:
- a CDS encoding lasso peptide biosynthesis B2 protein; amino-acid sequence: MSSATAIGRSAQPDQLDRLERLGLIEAAARDRSSVPAPRLPAPQRSAIEANHPGESFNAFAAAEVAYLVAAARRRVARRALDWNIADLERRRTGGHVAPAGCVAALARRFNRYRRLVPLASKCLPDTLAFLRFAARRGHFPRLVFGVEAWPFAAHCWAQSEALVLNDALDHARTFSPILVL